One region of Hoeflea sp. 108 genomic DNA includes:
- a CDS encoding peptidylprolyl isomerase: MAEIKDRENALIMETTKGKVVIELLPDLAPGHVGRIKELAREGAYDGVVFHRVIEGFMAQTGDVQYGNSTKSSFNPSRAGMGGSDKPDLKAEFNNMNHSRGTCSMARSQNPNSANSQFFICFEDAGFLNRQYTVWGQVIEGMENVDKIKRGEPVQDPDKIVSLKVAADVAE, from the coding sequence ATGGCCGAGATCAAGGATCGCGAAAACGCGCTGATCATGGAAACCACCAAGGGCAAGGTGGTCATCGAACTGCTGCCAGACCTCGCCCCCGGCCATGTCGGCCGCATCAAGGAACTGGCTCGCGAGGGCGCCTATGACGGCGTCGTGTTCCACCGCGTCATCGAGGGCTTCATGGCTCAGACCGGCGACGTGCAGTACGGCAACTCGACCAAGTCGTCGTTCAACCCGTCGCGCGCTGGCATGGGCGGCTCGGACAAGCCGGACCTGAAGGCCGAGTTCAACAACATGAACCACAGCCGCGGCACCTGCTCGATGGCACGTTCGCAGAACCCGAACTCGGCCAACTCGCAGTTCTTCATCTGCTTCGAGGATGCCGGCTTCCTGAACCGCCAGTACACGGTCTGGGGCCAGGTTATCGAAGGCATGGAAAATGTCGACAAGATCAAGCGCGGCGAGCCGGTGCAGGATCCCGACAAGATCGTGTCGCTGAAGGTTGCAGCGGACGTCGCGGAGTAA
- the dinB gene encoding DNA polymerase IV — protein sequence MESAATILHADLDAFYASVEQLLDPSLLGKPVAVGGGVVLAASYEAKAFGVRGGMPGRRARELCPGLIFVGGNFREYQRLGDAAIAVLGDFTPVVERISIDEAFADVAGCTHLFGSPEEIAQEIRHRVRTELGLPISVGVARTKHLAKIASQVAKPDGLVLVGEGTEIAFLHGLPVGLMWGVGPATETRLADAGITTIGQLANSNRQVLERLLGPAAGEKLSALACNRDPRRLQPHRRAHSAGAQSALGMKLARPEIYIPALRHLADRVASRLRAKSRPGRTVTARVRFADLRSVTRSITLDAPISATAMISEIAEELVRGVLAQYPGERTISLLAISVSHLEEHSGLQLELPLGLADDKHRPGTQKGQARWGADRAMDAIRERFGWGAVGYASVALGRAGSVPDAFRELAEKEL from the coding sequence ATGGAAAGCGCAGCCACCATCCTGCATGCCGACCTCGACGCCTTCTATGCGTCGGTCGAGCAACTGCTCGACCCGAGCTTGCTGGGCAAACCCGTTGCCGTCGGCGGTGGGGTGGTGCTCGCGGCGTCTTACGAGGCCAAGGCCTTCGGCGTCCGTGGCGGCATGCCGGGCCGCCGCGCCCGTGAATTGTGCCCCGGGCTGATCTTCGTCGGCGGCAATTTCAGGGAATACCAGCGGCTGGGAGACGCAGCGATTGCGGTGCTTGGCGATTTCACGCCTGTCGTCGAGCGCATTTCCATCGACGAAGCCTTCGCCGATGTCGCCGGCTGCACCCATCTCTTCGGTTCGCCAGAGGAGATTGCGCAAGAGATCCGACACAGGGTTCGCACCGAGCTCGGCCTGCCGATCTCGGTCGGCGTCGCCCGCACCAAACATCTCGCCAAGATCGCCTCGCAGGTCGCCAAACCCGACGGCCTTGTCCTGGTCGGTGAAGGCACCGAAATCGCCTTCCTGCACGGACTGCCCGTCGGCCTGATGTGGGGCGTCGGTCCTGCGACCGAAACGCGCCTGGCTGATGCCGGCATCACCACCATCGGCCAGTTGGCCAATTCCAACCGGCAGGTGCTGGAACGCCTGCTCGGCCCTGCCGCGGGCGAAAAACTATCGGCACTTGCCTGTAACCGCGATCCGCGCCGTCTCCAGCCGCATCGCCGCGCCCATTCCGCCGGCGCCCAGTCGGCGCTCGGCATGAAGCTGGCACGACCCGAAATCTACATCCCCGCCCTGCGCCATCTCGCCGACCGCGTCGCCTCGCGCCTCCGCGCCAAGTCGCGCCCAGGGCGCACCGTTACCGCCCGCGTCCGCTTTGCGGATCTGCGTTCGGTGACGCGGTCGATCACCTTGGACGCACCGATTTCCGCCACCGCGATGATCTCCGAAATCGCGGAGGAACTGGTGCGCGGCGTACTTGCCCAATATCCCGGCGAACGCACCATCTCGCTCTTGGCAATCTCGGTCTCGCATCTGGAGGAACATTCGGGCCTGCAGCTCGAACTGCCGCTGGGCCTCGCCGACGACAAGCACCGGCCGGGCACGCAAAAGGGCCAGGCGCGCTGGGGCGCCGACCGCGCCATGGACGCCATCCGCGAACGTTTCGGCTGGGGAGCAGTCGGATACGCCTCGGTGGCACTCGGACGCGCAGGCTCGGTGCCCGATGCCTTCCGCGAACTCGCCGAAAAGGAGCTTTAG
- the coaD gene encoding pantetheine-phosphate adenylyltransferase, translated as MTDRIAIYAGSFDPLTNGHLDVLKASLAVADIVYAAIGIHPGKKPLFSFEERVALIEEATKAEFGADGGRIKVVAFDGLVIDAARKQGASIMIRGLRDGTDLDYEMQMAGMNETMAPELQTVFLPASPSVRTITATLVRQIASMGGDIRPFVPAAVAGALTAKFAK; from the coding sequence ATGACAGATCGCATCGCCATCTATGCCGGGTCCTTCGACCCCCTCACCAACGGCCATCTCGACGTCCTCAAGGCGTCGTTGGCCGTGGCCGACATCGTCTACGCCGCAATCGGCATCCATCCCGGCAAGAAGCCGCTGTTTTCCTTCGAGGAGCGCGTGGCGCTGATCGAGGAAGCGACGAAGGCCGAGTTTGGTGCCGATGGCGGACGCATCAAGGTGGTGGCTTTCGACGGGCTGGTGATCGACGCGGCGCGCAAGCAGGGCGCCTCGATCATGATCCGCGGCCTGCGCGACGGCACCGACCTCGATTACGAGATGCAGATGGCCGGCATGAACGAGACCATGGCGCCCGAACTGCAGACGGTGTTCCTGCCGGCGAGCCCCTCGGTCCGCACGATTACCGCCACACTTGTGCGCCAGATAGCTTCTATGGGCGGCGACATCCGCCCGTTCGTGCCGGCGGCGGTCGCCGGCGCGCTCACGGCAAAATTCGCGAAATAA
- a CDS encoding MarC family protein — protein sequence MTLFDTVFNAFVTILVTIDPPGLAPLFLAVTRGMNREQRVQVSIRASVIAFAVLALFAIAGAAILKVFGITLPAFRVAGGFLLFFIAFEMVFEKRQDRKEKISDVAITRDHIHNIAAFPLAIPLIAGPGAISATVLLSGSFSGWTGQLALVLIILACLALTYLVFILAERIDRFLGQTGRSILTRLLGVILAALAVQFVADGIKELVAM from the coding sequence ATGACGCTTTTCGACACTGTTTTCAATGCCTTCGTGACAATCCTCGTGACCATCGACCCCCCGGGTCTGGCGCCGCTCTTCCTGGCGGTGACACGCGGCATGAACCGCGAGCAGCGCGTTCAGGTGTCAATCCGCGCCAGCGTCATTGCCTTCGCCGTGCTCGCCCTGTTCGCCATTGCCGGCGCCGCCATCCTCAAGGTTTTCGGCATCACCCTGCCCGCCTTCCGCGTCGCGGGCGGCTTCCTGCTGTTCTTCATCGCCTTCGAAATGGTCTTCGAAAAGCGGCAGGACCGAAAGGAGAAGATTTCGGATGTCGCCATCACCCGCGACCACATCCACAACATCGCCGCCTTCCCGCTCGCCATCCCGCTGATCGCCGGTCCGGGCGCGATTTCGGCCACCGTGCTGCTGTCGGGCTCCTTCAGCGGCTGGACCGGCCAGCTGGCGCTGGTCCTCATCATCCTCGCCTGCCTGGCTCTGACCTATCTGGTCTTCATCCTTGCGGAGCGCATCGACCGCTTCCTCGGCCAGACTGGCCGCTCGATCCTGACGCGACTGCTCGGCGTCATCCTTGCAGCCCTTGCCGTCCAGTTCGTCGCCGACGGCATCAAGGAACTGGTGGCGATGTAG
- the tgt gene encoding tRNA guanosine(34) transglycosylase Tgt, with translation MSSEFTFKLLATDSKARRGEITMPRGTIRTPAFMPVGTGGTVKAMYMDQVRGVGADIILGNTYHLMLRPGAERVAKLGGLHDFALWPHPILTDSGGFQVMSLSKLRKISEKGVTFRSHIDGAPYEMSPERSIEIQGLLDSDIQMQLDECTALPSTPKEIQRAMELSLRWAERCKTAFGDQPGKAMFGIVQGGDIPDMRVRSAQALKALDLKGYAVGGLAVGEPQEVMLDMLDITCPELPAEKPRYLMGVGTPDDIIKSVARGIDMFDCVMPTRAGRHGLAYTRRGKVNLRNARHADDPRPLDEESDCPAARDYSRAYLHHLVKSGESLGAMLLTWNNLSYYQHLMSEIRASIEAGRFADRTAEISEGWARGDIPLHKG, from the coding sequence ATGAGTTCTGAGTTCACCTTCAAGCTGCTCGCGACCGACAGCAAGGCGCGGCGTGGCGAAATCACCATGCCGCGCGGCACCATCCGTACTCCGGCTTTCATGCCTGTGGGCACCGGCGGCACTGTCAAAGCGATGTATATGGACCAGGTGCGCGGCGTTGGCGCCGATATCATCCTGGGCAACACCTATCATCTGATGCTGCGCCCCGGCGCGGAACGCGTGGCCAAACTCGGCGGCCTGCATGATTTTGCACTCTGGCCGCATCCGATCCTGACCGATTCCGGCGGTTTTCAGGTGATGTCGCTGTCGAAGCTGCGCAAGATCAGTGAAAAGGGCGTGACCTTCCGCTCGCATATCGATGGTGCGCCTTATGAGATGTCGCCGGAGCGCTCGATCGAGATTCAGGGCCTGCTCGATTCCGACATCCAGATGCAACTCGACGAATGCACCGCATTGCCGTCGACGCCCAAGGAAATCCAGCGCGCCATGGAGCTGTCGCTGCGCTGGGCCGAACGCTGCAAGACGGCTTTCGGCGACCAGCCCGGCAAGGCGATGTTCGGCATCGTTCAGGGCGGCGACATTCCCGACATGCGCGTGCGCTCGGCGCAGGCACTGAAGGCGCTCGACCTCAAGGGATATGCCGTCGGCGGCTTGGCGGTCGGCGAACCGCAGGAGGTGATGCTCGACATGCTCGACATCACCTGTCCGGAACTGCCGGCCGAGAAGCCGCGCTATCTGATGGGCGTCGGCACCCCTGACGACATCATCAAATCGGTGGCGCGCGGCATCGACATGTTCGACTGCGTGATGCCGACCCGTGCCGGGCGTCACGGCCTTGCCTACACCCGTCGCGGCAAGGTGAATTTGCGCAACGCCCGCCACGCCGACGATCCGCGTCCGCTGGACGAAGAGAGCGATTGCCCGGCCGCGCGCGACTATAGCCGTGCCTACCTGCACCACTTGGTGAAGTCGGGCGAGTCGTTGGGCGCGATGCTTCTGACCTGGAACAACCTGTCCTATTACCAGCATCTGATGAGCGAAATCCGCGCCTCGATCGAGGCCGGGCGCTTTGCCGATCGGACCGCCGAGATCAGCGAAGGCTGGGCGCGGGGCGATATCCCGCTGCACAAAGGCTGA
- the gyrA gene encoding DNA gyrase subunit A produces MTDQKSPRGPDGPSGIEPISIIEEMQRSYLDYAMSVIVSRALPDVRDGMKPVHRRILYASHESGYHWNRKYVKSARPVADVMGKYHPHGDASIYDALVRMAQDWSMSVTLIDGQGNFGSIDGDPPAAMRYTEARLTKVAHELLEDIDKDTVDFQDTYDASGQEPRVLPARFPALLVNGAGGIAVGMATNIPPHNLVEVCNGAIAVMENPGIDLPDLMEIIPGPDFPTGGLILGRSGIYNAYSTGRGSVVMRGKVNIEQSRGDREAIIITEVPYQVNKASMIEKMAELVRDKRIEGISDIRDESDRQGYRVVIELKRDANAEVILNQLYRFTPLQTSFGANMVALNGGKPEVLTLLDMLKAFVAFREEVISRRTKFLLKKVRDRAHILVGLAIAVANIDEVIKLIRTAPDPQTARDQLMTRRWPASDVESLIRLIDDPRHRINDDGTYNLSEEQARAILELRLQRLTALGRDEIADELNKIGAEISDYLDILSSRARIQQIVKDELVVVRDEFGVPRRTEITDAGSDMEDEDLIPREDMVVTVSHSGYIKRVPLSLYRAQRRGGKGRSGMSTKDEDFVTRLFVVNTHTPVLFFSSRGIVYKEKVWRLPIGNPQSRGKALINLLPLEQGERITTIMPLPEDEASWAELDVMFATTRGTVRRNKLSDFVQVNRNGKIAMKLEEEGDEILGVETCTDNDDVLLTADSGQCIRFRVDDVRVFQSRNSVGVRGISMADGDRVISMAIIEHVEASPAERAAYLKQAVAERKMSGAEEDDIALTNEDVGETTDLSAERYEELKAHEQMVLTVSEYGYGKRSSSYDFRLTNRGGKGIRATDVSKVGEIGKLIATFPVGGDDQIMLVSDGGQVIRVPVDGIRVASRATKGVTIFNTAEGEKVVSVERISEPQGEEEGDEAPNGEDPVNEEG; encoded by the coding sequence TTGACCGACCAGAAATCACCGCGTGGACCTGACGGTCCCTCCGGCATCGAGCCAATTTCCATCATCGAGGAGATGCAGCGCTCCTACCTCGATTACGCCATGAGCGTGATCGTGAGCCGTGCGCTGCCCGACGTGCGCGACGGCATGAAGCCGGTGCATCGGCGCATCCTCTACGCTTCGCATGAGAGCGGTTACCACTGGAACCGCAAATATGTGAAGTCGGCGCGCCCCGTTGCCGACGTGATGGGTAAATACCATCCGCACGGCGACGCCTCGATCTATGATGCGTTGGTGCGCATGGCCCAGGACTGGTCGATGAGCGTCACGCTCATCGACGGGCAGGGCAATTTCGGCTCGATCGACGGCGATCCGCCTGCAGCGATGCGCTACACCGAAGCGCGCCTGACCAAGGTCGCCCACGAACTGCTCGAGGACATCGACAAGGATACGGTCGATTTCCAGGACACCTACGACGCTTCGGGGCAGGAACCGCGCGTGCTGCCGGCACGCTTCCCGGCGCTGCTGGTCAATGGTGCCGGCGGCATCGCCGTCGGCATGGCGACCAACATCCCGCCGCACAATCTGGTCGAGGTCTGCAACGGCGCCATCGCCGTCATGGAGAACCCTGGTATCGACCTGCCCGACCTGATGGAGATCATCCCCGGTCCGGATTTCCCGACCGGTGGCCTGATCCTTGGCCGCTCGGGCATCTACAATGCCTATTCGACCGGGCGTGGCTCTGTCGTCATGCGCGGCAAGGTCAATATCGAACAGAGCCGCGGCGACCGCGAAGCGATCATCATCACCGAAGTTCCCTATCAGGTGAACAAGGCCTCGATGATCGAGAAGATGGCCGAACTGGTGCGCGACAAGCGCATCGAGGGCATTTCCGACATCCGCGACGAGTCCGACCGTCAGGGTTATCGCGTCGTCATCGAGCTCAAGCGCGATGCCAATGCCGAGGTGATCCTCAACCAGCTCTATCGTTTCACACCGCTGCAGACGTCGTTCGGCGCCAACATGGTGGCGCTCAATGGCGGCAAGCCGGAGGTGCTGACGCTGCTCGACATGCTGAAGGCGTTTGTCGCCTTCCGCGAAGAGGTGATCAGCCGCCGCACCAAGTTCCTGCTCAAGAAGGTGCGCGACCGCGCGCATATCTTGGTCGGCTTGGCCATTGCGGTTGCCAACATCGACGAGGTCATCAAGCTGATCCGCACCGCGCCCGATCCGCAGACGGCGCGCGACCAGCTGATGACGCGCCGCTGGCCGGCGTCCGACGTCGAGTCGCTGATCCGGTTGATCGACGATCCGCGCCATCGCATCAACGATGACGGCACCTACAACCTGTCGGAAGAGCAGGCCCGGGCCATCCTGGAACTGCGCCTGCAGCGCCTGACGGCACTGGGTCGCGACGAAATCGCCGACGAACTCAACAAGATTGGCGCCGAGATATCAGACTATCTCGACATTCTGTCGTCGCGGGCCCGCATCCAGCAGATCGTCAAGGACGAGCTGGTCGTCGTGCGCGACGAGTTCGGCGTGCCGCGTCGTACCGAGATCACCGATGCCGGCTCCGACATGGAAGACGAGGACCTTATCCCGCGCGAGGACATGGTCGTCACGGTCAGCCATTCCGGCTACATCAAGCGCGTGCCGCTTTCGCTCTACCGGGCGCAGCGTCGCGGCGGCAAGGGCCGCTCGGGCATGTCGACCAAGGACGAGGATTTCGTCACCCGGCTGTTCGTGGTCAACACGCACACGCCGGTGCTGTTCTTCTCGTCGCGCGGCATCGTCTACAAGGAAAAGGTCTGGCGCCTGCCGATCGGCAATCCGCAGTCGCGCGGCAAGGCCTTGATCAACCTGCTGCCGCTCGAACAGGGCGAACGCATCACCACGATCATGCCGCTGCCGGAGGACGAGGCCAGCTGGGCCGAGCTTGACGTGATGTTCGCCACCACGCGCGGCACCGTGCGCCGCAACAAGCTCAGCGACTTCGTTCAGGTCAACCGCAACGGCAAGATCGCCATGAAACTGGAGGAGGAAGGCGACGAGATCCTCGGCGTTGAGACCTGCACCGACAATGACGACGTGCTTCTGACCGCCGATTCCGGCCAGTGCATCCGCTTCCGCGTCGACGACGTGCGTGTGTTCCAGAGCCGCAATTCGGTCGGCGTGCGCGGCATCAGCATGGCGGACGGCGACCGCGTCATCTCGATGGCGATCATCGAGCATGTCGAGGCAAGCCCGGCCGAACGTGCGGCCTACCTCAAGCAGGCGGTGGCCGAGCGCAAGATGTCAGGTGCCGAAGAGGACGATATCGCGCTGACGAACGAGGATGTGGGCGAGACGACTGACCTCTCCGCTGAGCGTTATGAAGAGCTCAAGGCGCATGAGCAGATGGTCCTGACTGTCAGCGAATATGGTTATGGCAAGCGTTCGTCGTCCTACGACTTCCGCCTGACCAACCGCGGCGGCAAGGGTATCCGCGCCACCGACGTTTCGAAGGTGGGCGAGATCGGCAAGCTGATCGCGACCTTCCCTGTCGGCGGCGACGACCAGATCATGCTGGTGTCGGATGGCGGCCAGGTGATCCGCGTGCCGGTCGACGGCATCCGCGTCGCCAGCCGCGCCACCAAGGGCGTGACCATCTTCAATACCGCTGAAGGCGAGAAGGTGGTTTCGGTCGAGCGCATCTCCGAGCCGCAGGGCGAGGAAGAGGGCGACGAGGCGCCTAACGGCGAAGATCCGGTCAACGAGGAAGGCTGA
- a CDS encoding OsmC family protein → MKARVKWVEDRTFVGESGSGHKLVLGTSHGAEGRTPGPSPMELVLLGTGGCSAYDVVHILEKGREAVEDVVVEMDADRAETEPKVFTKIHMHYIVKGKKLSSDKVKRAIELSVEKYCSASAMMAKTAEITHDFEVIDTSN, encoded by the coding sequence GTGAAAGCACGTGTGAAATGGGTCGAGGATCGCACCTTCGTTGGCGAGTCCGGCAGCGGACATAAGCTGGTTCTCGGCACCTCGCATGGCGCGGAAGGCCGGACGCCGGGCCCGAGCCCGATGGAACTGGTGCTGCTCGGCACTGGCGGCTGCTCGGCCTATGACGTCGTCCATATCCTTGAAAAAGGCCGCGAGGCGGTCGAGGACGTGGTGGTGGAAATGGATGCCGACCGCGCCGAGACCGAGCCCAAGGTCTTCACCAAGATCCACATGCACTACATCGTCAAGGGCAAGAAGCTGTCGTCCGACAAGGTCAAGCGCGCCATCGAGCTGTCGGTCGAGAAGTACTGCTCGGCTTCGGCGATGATGGCCAAGACGGCCGAAATCACCCATGATTTCGAGGTCATCGACACCTCGAACTGA
- a CDS encoding peptidylprolyl isomerase, whose protein sequence is MQLKKLASSFVVLAGLLAGSVAAFAADPENTMIITLKSGDVTIALRPDLAPKHVAQIKTLVREGAYDNVVFHRVIGGFMAQTGDVEFGNQNNNYNPARAGMGGSKLPDLPAEFSQEHYKRGVVGMARSQDPNSANSQFFIMFDAAPSLDGQYTIVGDVESGMDLVDGIKKGDAAQNGVVSDPDSMIKVRIAADKK, encoded by the coding sequence ATGCAGCTCAAGAAGCTTGCCTCGTCATTCGTTGTTCTTGCAGGCCTTTTGGCCGGTTCGGTGGCGGCCTTCGCTGCCGATCCCGAAAACACCATGATCATCACGCTGAAGAGCGGCGATGTGACGATTGCGCTGCGGCCCGACCTCGCGCCCAAGCATGTGGCGCAGATCAAGACGCTGGTGCGCGAAGGCGCCTATGACAATGTCGTGTTCCACCGCGTCATCGGCGGCTTCATGGCCCAGACCGGCGACGTCGAGTTCGGCAACCAGAACAACAACTACAATCCGGCGCGTGCCGGCATGGGCGGCTCGAAGCTGCCGGACCTGCCGGCCGAGTTTTCGCAGGAGCATTACAAGCGCGGCGTTGTCGGCATGGCCCGGTCGCAGGACCCGAATTCTGCGAATTCGCAGTTCTTCATCATGTTCGACGCAGCGCCCTCGCTCGACGGTCAGTACACCATCGTCGGCGATGTCGAGAGCGGCATGGATCTGGTCGACGGCATCAAGAAGGGCGACGCGGCGCAGAACGGCGTCGTCAGCGACCCAGACAGCATGATCAAGGTCCGCATCGCCGCGGACAAGAAATAA
- a CDS encoding ClbS/DfsB family four-helix bundle protein yields the protein MSVPDNKAELLEAIDSSFGKLWRDLATVPEALAGEVSLEGHAKGTIMSVRDLVAYLIGWNELVLKWHERRRAGLAVDFPDTSFKWNELGRLAGKFYADHAGLTWSALLERLADAKMRIVALVEEYSDAELYGAPWYEKYTMGRMIQFNTSSPYANARGRLRKWQKARVKPDIAALKRAAVAV from the coding sequence ATGAGTGTTCCAGATAACAAGGCCGAGTTGCTTGAGGCGATCGACAGCAGCTTCGGCAAGTTGTGGCGCGACCTGGCAACGGTGCCGGAAGCGCTGGCCGGCGAGGTTTCGCTGGAAGGTCATGCGAAGGGCACCATCATGAGCGTGCGCGACCTCGTCGCCTATCTGATCGGCTGGAACGAGTTGGTGCTGAAATGGCATGAACGCCGCCGCGCCGGCCTCGCTGTCGATTTCCCCGACACAAGCTTCAAGTGGAACGAACTCGGCAGGCTTGCCGGGAAATTCTATGCAGACCATGCGGGACTGACTTGGTCGGCCCTGCTTGAGCGCCTGGCGGATGCGAAGATGCGGATCGTGGCGCTGGTCGAAGAATATTCGGATGCCGAGCTTTATGGCGCACCCTGGTATGAAAAATACACGATGGGTCGGATGATCCAGTTCAACACCTCGTCGCCCTATGCCAATGCACGTGGCCGCCTGCGCAAATGGCAAAAGGCGAGGGTGAAGCCTGACATCGCCGCGCTGAAACGCGCTGCGGTCGCGGTCTGA
- the queA gene encoding tRNA preQ1(34) S-adenosylmethionine ribosyltransferase-isomerase QueA: protein MRVDLFDFELPEECIALRPAEPRDTARLLSVRPGEALADLSVRDLPSLLEPGDVLVLNDTRVIPAQLKGRRVRGEAVAHVDATLHMRTAPDRWLAFMRPGKRVAVGDRIQFGHDAEACMLGQLDASVIEKGEGGEALLAFDLAGPALDEALHAVGHIPLPPYIASKRDDDERDRKDYQTVYAREEGAVAAPTAGLHFTPELFAALEARGIEKQFVTLHVGAGTFLPVKADDTAEHKMHAEIGHVSAETAAALNAARARGNKVVAVGTTSLRLMESAARADGTLAAWSGPTDIFITPGYRFKFVDALMTNFHLPRSTLFMLVSAFAGLERMHEVYAHAISNGYRFYSYGDSSLLFRDDR from the coding sequence ATGCGTGTAGACCTTTTCGATTTCGAACTGCCGGAAGAGTGCATCGCGCTGCGTCCTGCCGAACCGCGCGACACGGCGCGGCTGCTCAGCGTGCGCCCAGGCGAAGCGCTGGCTGATCTGTCGGTGCGCGACCTGCCGTCGTTACTCGAGCCCGGCGACGTGCTTGTTCTCAACGACACGCGCGTCATCCCGGCTCAGCTCAAGGGCCGTCGGGTGCGCGGCGAGGCTGTCGCCCATGTCGACGCGACGCTGCACATGCGCACTGCGCCTGACCGCTGGTTGGCGTTCATGCGGCCGGGCAAGCGGGTGGCGGTCGGCGACCGCATCCAGTTCGGTCACGACGCCGAGGCTTGCATGCTCGGGCAGCTGGACGCCAGCGTGATCGAAAAAGGCGAGGGAGGCGAGGCGCTTCTGGCCTTCGATCTCGCCGGACCAGCGCTGGACGAGGCGCTGCATGCCGTCGGCCACATTCCGCTGCCGCCCTATATCGCCTCCAAGCGCGATGATGACGAGCGCGACCGCAAGGATTATCAGACCGTCTATGCCCGCGAAGAGGGCGCGGTCGCAGCGCCCACCGCCGGCCTGCATTTCACACCCGAGCTGTTTGCGGCGCTCGAGGCACGCGGTATCGAAAAGCAGTTCGTGACGCTGCATGTCGGCGCCGGCACCTTTTTGCCCGTGAAGGCCGACGATACCGCCGAGCACAAGATGCATGCCGAGATCGGCCATGTCTCGGCCGAGACCGCGGCTGCGTTGAATGCGGCGCGGGCGCGGGGCAACAAGGTGGTCGCCGTCGGCACCACCTCGCTGCGCCTGATGGAGAGTGCGGCGCGCGCCGACGGCACGCTGGCCGCCTGGTCAGGCCCGACAGACATCTTCATCACGCCCGGTTACCGCTTCAAATTCGTCGATGCGCTGATGACCAATTTCCATCTGCCGCGCTCGACGCTGTTCATGCTGGTCTCGGCCTTTGCCGGGCTGGAGCGCATGCACGAAGTCTATGCGCATGCCATTTCGAACGGCTACCGCTTCTATTCCTACGGCGACTCCAGCCTGCTGTTCAGGGACGACCGATGA
- a CDS encoding DMT family transporter, whose translation MAGALWSLLGVLAGAFIAIQAPINAQLARGLGVPVAAAAISFLSGAIVLGVITVLTTRTQGLVIDWKAPAPWLFVAGGALGAVYVTSSVLLTPRIGAAALMAFLVAGQLLAGMLVDKAGLLGVAVREISMGRIVGAMLLLAGALMIRIY comes from the coding sequence ATGGCTGGCGCTCTCTGGTCGCTTCTCGGCGTTCTGGCGGGCGCCTTCATTGCCATTCAGGCTCCAATCAATGCGCAGCTGGCGCGCGGGCTGGGTGTGCCCGTCGCGGCGGCTGCGATTTCGTTCTTGTCCGGCGCGATCGTGCTTGGCGTGATCACCGTTCTCACCACCCGCACGCAAGGTCTGGTCATTGACTGGAAAGCACCGGCGCCCTGGCTGTTCGTGGCCGGTGGCGCGCTGGGCGCTGTTTATGTGACGAGCTCGGTGCTTCTGACCCCGCGTATCGGTGCTGCAGCACTGATGGCTTTCCTTGTGGCGGGACAGTTGCTGGCCGGCATGCTGGTCGACAAGGCCGGCCTGCTGGGTGTTGCCGTACGTGAGATTTCCATGGGTCGCATCGTCGGCGCCATGCTGCTGCTCGCAGGCGCACTGATGATCCGTATCTACTGA